A portion of the Thalassotalea sp. LPB0316 genome contains these proteins:
- a CDS encoding IS110 family transposase → MNNNVIAIDLAKSSFHACVITDKNKVLTDRSFTRASLTNWLIKQKPATVVMEACGSSHYWARFAEQHGHKAKIIPTKSVTPFRQGHKTDKNDALAIGVASKQPRVKSVAIKTVEQQGLQSIERMRQHLSDQLTAMSNMLRALISEFGITIPKGISAFKKRIPEILEDGENELPFAFREQISNMYQLYLVIEAQEQHIEKQLGLLIKQQAQCQSLMALEGVGPVNALGLYIALGNQGSSFKNGREASACIGLTPKQYSTGGNIVLGTIGKKCGNKRLRSTLIQGALAYVKVVDKRQPKNNKEIWIKQLIAKGSLKKAAVALANKTVRTAWAMLSHDSQYQKPAELHH, encoded by the coding sequence ATGAATAATAACGTTATTGCCATCGATTTAGCAAAGTCTTCTTTTCATGCCTGTGTTATAACAGATAAAAACAAAGTGCTCACAGATAGAAGTTTTACTAGGGCATCATTAACTAATTGGTTAATTAAGCAGAAACCAGCGACCGTTGTCATGGAAGCCTGTGGCTCTTCACATTACTGGGCTAGATTTGCAGAGCAACACGGTCACAAGGCAAAAATCATCCCGACCAAATCCGTTACCCCCTTTCGCCAGGGCCATAAAACCGATAAGAACGACGCCTTGGCAATAGGCGTAGCTTCAAAACAACCGAGAGTAAAGTCTGTAGCCATCAAAACCGTTGAGCAACAAGGTTTACAGTCGATAGAAAGAATGCGTCAACATCTGAGTGACCAGTTAACAGCAATGAGTAATATGCTTAGGGCGTTAATATCTGAATTTGGCATCACCATCCCCAAAGGTATTTCGGCATTTAAAAAGCGCATTCCTGAAATACTCGAGGATGGAGAAAACGAGCTGCCTTTTGCTTTTCGAGAGCAAATAAGCAATATGTATCAACTGTATTTAGTTATCGAAGCGCAAGAGCAACACATTGAAAAACAACTAGGCTTACTGATTAAACAGCAAGCGCAATGCCAGTCTCTAATGGCACTAGAAGGTGTCGGGCCGGTTAATGCGCTTGGCCTTTATATTGCCCTTGGAAATCAAGGTAGTAGTTTTAAAAATGGGCGAGAAGCCTCGGCTTGTATAGGCCTTACACCGAAGCAATATAGTACCGGAGGAAATATTGTACTCGGTACCATAGGTAAAAAGTGTGGTAACAAACGGCTACGCTCAACGTTAATCCAAGGTGCTTTGGCTTATGTGAAAGTCGTGGATAAACGGCAACCTAAAAACAACAAAGAAATATGGATTAAACAGTTGATAGCAAAAGGTAGTCTTAAAAAAGCGGCGGTAGCATTAGCCAACAAAACGGTTCGAACCGCTTGGGCGATGTTAAGCCATGATAGTCAATATCAAAAACCAGCTGAGCTACACCACTAA
- a CDS encoding flagella assembly protein FlgT, whose translation MSKLAKLSLITLLLNTTPAYAEWFQASGSSFIDSSGKKIAKTRATENALKKALLVAGASVSSVQQVVNGLMTKDELNVRASGVVNGFEIVEEYYQDDVVTVTIRADIFPQEKQCFAADYQKRLLVTKAHIKYREQANIGGIYQLDRQIAYQLNEQLQNNTRYMQTQLALNNTTEFGRYIDSFNQDKLKDLTISIANMTQSQFILYTEITDLSFEQEPTNSWKFWQNDILPRNFAIRIHLFDGNTGESFLEQQYSAASPWTYKYREQVDVASNQFQTSPYGLGINRILEQAVMDLDESLMCQPSQAKIIHAGNNQLILNIGKRHGVQIGDEFSLLHQENFIANNGKQYTGYTLSPYKVTITKVTQDSATAVTQNDETLGNIQHNDLAVRY comes from the coding sequence ATGAGTAAACTAGCTAAACTTTCGTTGATCACTCTCCTGTTAAATACCACACCAGCTTATGCTGAGTGGTTCCAAGCTTCAGGGAGTTCATTTATTGATAGTAGCGGAAAGAAAATTGCTAAAACACGAGCTACCGAAAATGCGCTAAAAAAAGCGTTACTCGTCGCTGGAGCATCCGTCTCGAGTGTTCAGCAAGTCGTCAACGGCCTAATGACCAAAGACGAACTCAATGTTAGAGCTAGTGGCGTCGTTAATGGTTTTGAAATTGTCGAAGAGTACTACCAGGATGATGTCGTTACTGTCACCATTCGCGCTGACATTTTTCCGCAAGAGAAACAGTGTTTTGCCGCCGACTACCAAAAGCGCTTGTTAGTGACGAAAGCCCATATTAAATACCGAGAACAAGCCAATATAGGTGGAATTTACCAACTGGACAGGCAAATCGCCTACCAACTGAATGAACAACTTCAAAATAACACCCGTTATATGCAAACCCAACTTGCGCTCAATAATACAACTGAGTTCGGTCGTTACATTGATAGTTTTAATCAAGATAAGCTGAAAGATTTGACTATTAGTATTGCTAATATGACCCAAAGTCAGTTTATTCTTTACACCGAAATTACCGACCTATCATTTGAGCAAGAACCAACCAACAGTTGGAAGTTTTGGCAAAATGATATTCTACCGCGAAACTTTGCTATCAGGATCCACCTATTTGATGGCAACACTGGAGAGTCCTTTCTTGAGCAGCAATATAGTGCGGCATCGCCTTGGACATATAAATACCGCGAGCAAGTTGACGTTGCCAGTAATCAATTCCAAACAAGCCCTTACGGCCTAGGCATTAATCGAATTTTAGAACAAGCGGTGATGGACTTAGATGAATCCTTAATGTGCCAACCATCACAAGCTAAAATTATTCACGCAGGTAATAACCAACTCATCTTAAATATTGGTAAACGTCACGGCGTACAAATTGGTGATGAATTCTCGCTATTACACCAAGAAAATTTTATCGCTAACAATGGTAAACAATATACAGGATATACGCTCAGCCCTTATAAAGTTACCATTACTAAGGTCACTCAAGATAGCGCTACTGCTGTTACTCAAAACGATGAAACCCTCGGCAACATCCAGCACAATGATTTAGCAGTAAGATATTAA
- a CDS encoding YgjV family protein, giving the protein MNEMFFDIISWLGLALCIGAFFVKDMIKLRLVTFTGCLCLGVYYTHIDVVQGMISNVIILAINGAYLFKFKFNKLFKRGKTRLEDELEYS; this is encoded by the coding sequence ATGAACGAAATGTTCTTCGACATCATCAGTTGGCTAGGTTTAGCCTTATGTATTGGTGCATTTTTTGTTAAAGATATGATTAAACTCAGGTTAGTAACCTTCACAGGTTGTCTATGCTTAGGGGTTTATTACACTCATATTGATGTCGTTCAAGGTATGATTTCCAATGTCATTATTCTCGCGATCAATGGCGCGTATTTATTCAAGTTCAAATTTAATAAACTATTCAAACGTGGAAAAACTCGCTTAGAAGATGAATTAGAGTACAGCTAA
- a CDS encoding 2-hydroxyacid dehydrogenase yields the protein MSIALVITDRNAEKLRVLLQQRLPEVKIQLWPDISSPEEVTYAVMWKHPVDIWQQLPNIKVAQSLGAGVDHFTFDQAIPEHVILSRIVVDSLAQQMAEYVLGVMLMRQCRLTEFAEQQIQQRWKFQRRLQGKRVLVLGVGQIGDVVARQLQLNGFDVTGWSRTVQTDKNYPCIQGKQALYDALADCDYAVNLLPDTQATRLLIDREFLSACSQQTWLINVGRGNTINEEHLLEACRNGDISGATLDVFQQEPLPEKHPFWQQPNINITPHIAAITDQQEIIEQIADNYIAMTQEQAIKHKVDKSIGY from the coding sequence ATGTCTATCGCTTTAGTGATCACTGATCGCAATGCTGAAAAGTTACGAGTATTATTACAGCAACGACTTCCCGAGGTTAAAATCCAGCTGTGGCCTGACATATCGTCTCCTGAGGAAGTGACCTATGCCGTGATGTGGAAACACCCCGTTGATATATGGCAACAGCTGCCAAATATTAAAGTAGCGCAATCGCTAGGGGCAGGGGTTGATCACTTTACTTTCGATCAAGCAATACCTGAACATGTGATTTTATCTCGTATTGTTGTCGATTCGCTTGCTCAGCAAATGGCTGAATATGTTCTTGGTGTGATGTTAATGCGCCAATGTCGATTGACAGAATTTGCCGAGCAACAAATACAACAGCGCTGGAAATTTCAGCGCCGATTACAAGGTAAACGGGTATTGGTGTTAGGTGTCGGTCAAATTGGCGATGTCGTTGCACGTCAATTGCAGCTTAATGGATTTGACGTGACAGGCTGGTCTAGAACGGTACAAACAGATAAAAACTACCCTTGTATTCAAGGTAAGCAGGCGCTGTATGATGCTTTAGCAGACTGTGATTACGCAGTGAACCTATTGCCAGACACTCAAGCGACTCGGTTATTGATCGATCGTGAATTTTTATCAGCTTGTAGTCAACAAACCTGGCTGATTAATGTTGGCCGAGGTAATACTATCAATGAAGAACACCTGCTTGAAGCGTGTCGTAATGGAGATATTTCCGGTGCAACACTTGACGTATTTCAACAAGAGCCTTTACCTGAAAAACACCCATTTTGGCAGCAGCCGAATATTAATATTACGCCACATATTGCCGCGATAACTGATCAGCAAGAGATCATCGAACAAATCGCTGACAATTACATCGCGATGACTCAAGAACAAGCGATAAAACACAAAGTGGATAAAAGTATCGGTTATTGA
- the tkt gene encoding transketolase: protein MPSRQQLANAIRVLSMDAVQKAKSGHPGAPMGMADIAEVLWRDHLKHNPTDPKWVDRDRFILSNGHGSMLIYSLLHLTGYDLPMSELENFRQLHSKTPGHPEYGYTPGVETTTGPLGAGISNAVGMAIAEKTLAAQFNRDGHDIVDHFTYCFLGDGCLMEGISHEACSLAGTLGLGKLIAFWDDNGISIDGHVEGWFTDDTPARFASYGWHVIADVDGHNPEAINAAIIEAKSVTDKPTMICCKTVIGFGSPNKSGSHDCHGAPLGEEEIAAAREFLNWPHAPFEIPADIASDWNQQDKGQANQASWNEKFSAYKAAHPELAAEYERRVIKGDLPAEFEAKANAFIKETQAKAENIASRKASQNTIEAFGQMLPELLGGSADLAGSNLTLWSGSKGIETDPAGNYIFYGVREFGMSGIMNGISLHGGFINYGATFMMFMEYARNAVRMSALMGIQNIFVYTHDSIGQGEDGPTHQPIEQLTNLRTTPNMVTWRPADATESAVAWKNAVERQQAPTSLVFSRQGLPALARNEEQVENIAKGGYILKDSVGTPEVILIATGSEVALALKAAEQLGDNVRVVSMPSTNIFDAQSAEYKESVLPSTVTKRVAIEAAHTDFWYKYVGFAGKVVGMTTFGESAPGGVLMEHFGFTVDNVVNTVNSL from the coding sequence ATGCCTTCTCGTCAACAATTGGCCAACGCTATTCGTGTTTTAAGTATGGATGCCGTACAAAAAGCAAAATCAGGACACCCTGGTGCACCTATGGGTATGGCAGATATCGCTGAAGTATTATGGCGCGATCACCTAAAACACAACCCTACTGACCCAAAATGGGTTGATCGTGACCGCTTTATCTTGTCAAACGGTCATGGCTCAATGTTGATATATTCGCTTCTACACTTAACTGGCTACGACCTACCAATGTCGGAGCTTGAAAACTTCCGTCAACTACATTCTAAAACACCTGGTCACCCAGAATACGGTTACACGCCAGGTGTTGAAACAACAACAGGCCCATTAGGCGCTGGTATTTCAAACGCCGTGGGGATGGCGATTGCCGAAAAAACGTTGGCAGCTCAATTTAACCGTGATGGCCACGATATTGTTGATCACTTCACCTACTGTTTCTTAGGTGACGGCTGTTTAATGGAAGGTATTTCACACGAAGCTTGTTCACTAGCTGGTACGTTAGGCCTAGGCAAATTAATCGCATTTTGGGACGACAACGGCATTTCTATCGATGGCCACGTTGAAGGTTGGTTTACTGACGATACACCTGCGCGTTTTGCCTCATATGGTTGGCACGTAATTGCTGATGTTGATGGTCATAACCCTGAAGCAATCAACGCAGCGATTATCGAAGCTAAATCAGTCACCGACAAACCAACTATGATTTGCTGTAAAACCGTGATTGGTTTTGGCTCACCGAACAAATCAGGATCTCATGACTGTCACGGCGCGCCACTAGGTGAAGAAGAAATAGCAGCAGCACGTGAGTTTTTGAACTGGCCACATGCACCATTTGAAATCCCAGCCGACATCGCAAGTGACTGGAACCAACAAGACAAAGGTCAAGCTAACCAAGCGAGTTGGAATGAAAAGTTTTCAGCCTATAAAGCGGCACATCCTGAACTGGCTGCTGAATATGAGCGTCGTGTTATCAAGGGTGACTTACCGGCTGAATTTGAAGCCAAAGCCAATGCGTTTATTAAAGAAACCCAAGCAAAAGCGGAAAACATCGCGTCGCGTAAAGCATCGCAAAATACCATTGAAGCGTTTGGCCAAATGTTACCCGAATTATTAGGTGGTAGTGCTGACTTAGCTGGCTCAAACTTAACGCTATGGTCTGGCTCTAAAGGCATAGAAACCGATCCTGCTGGTAACTACATCTTCTACGGTGTGCGTGAATTTGGTATGAGCGGTATTATGAACGGTATTTCATTGCACGGTGGTTTCATCAACTACGGTGCAACCTTCATGATGTTTATGGAATACGCGCGTAACGCTGTGCGTATGTCTGCCTTAATGGGTATCCAAAATATTTTCGTGTATACCCACGATTCAATTGGCCAAGGTGAAGACGGCCCAACGCACCAGCCTATCGAGCAGTTAACTAACTTACGTACAACACCCAATATGGTGACATGGCGTCCAGCTGACGCTACTGAATCAGCTGTTGCATGGAAAAATGCCGTAGAGCGTCAGCAAGCACCAACGTCTTTAGTGTTCTCTCGCCAAGGTTTACCTGCATTAGCACGTAACGAAGAGCAAGTTGAAAACATCGCTAAAGGTGGTTACATCCTAAAAGACAGTGTAGGCACACCAGAGGTTATTTTAATTGCCACTGGCTCTGAGGTTGCACTTGCATTAAAAGCCGCTGAGCAACTTGGTGACAACGTCCGTGTTGTCTCTATGCCGTCAACAAATATCTTTGACGCCCAAAGCGCCGAGTACAAAGAATCAGTGTTACCATCGACAGTTACTAAACGCGTTGCAATTGAAGCTGCCCATACTGATTTTTGGTATAAGTACGTAGGCTTTGCCGGTAAGGTTGTCGGTATGACTACCTTTGGTGAGTCAGCACCAGGTGGCGTTTTAATGGAGCATTTTGGTTTTACAGTCGATAATGTCGTTAATACGGTAAACTCGCTGTAA
- the epd gene encoding erythrose-4-phosphate dehydrogenase: protein MSINIAINGLGRIGRSVLRAVFETNRQHQINVVAINELADIEGIAHLLKYDSTHGRFPFEVRHSQNQLKINDHTINISHHKSLNALEWAEHNVDIVLECSGVFDKREHGELHLKQGAKKVLFSQPIAKKIDNTIIYGINQDSLLAEHRIVSNGSCTTNCIVPVIKAIDDAFGVESGTITTIHSSMNDQQVIDAYHSDLRRTRAASQSIIPVDTKLALGIERILPKFAGRFEAIAVRVPTINVTAMDLSVTVNTDVSIAEINQAIIKATSNGLSGILGYTEEPLVSIDFNHDPHSCIVDGNQTRVSHKRLVKMLVWCDNEWGFANRMLDTALAMSKV from the coding sequence ATGTCGATAAACATCGCCATTAATGGTTTAGGTAGAATTGGCCGCAGTGTATTGCGCGCCGTCTTTGAAACCAATCGTCAACATCAAATCAATGTCGTCGCCATCAACGAGCTCGCTGACATTGAAGGTATTGCTCACCTATTAAAATACGACAGTACCCACGGGCGCTTTCCATTTGAGGTTAGGCACAGCCAAAATCAGTTGAAAATCAATGACCATACGATCAATATCAGTCATCACAAAAGCTTAAATGCGCTTGAGTGGGCTGAGCACAATGTCGACATTGTGCTCGAGTGCTCTGGTGTATTTGATAAGCGTGAGCATGGCGAATTGCACTTAAAACAAGGCGCAAAGAAAGTCTTGTTCTCACAGCCAATCGCCAAAAAAATTGATAACACAATTATTTACGGCATTAATCAAGATAGCCTGTTAGCTGAGCACCGCATTGTTTCTAATGGTTCATGTACCACTAATTGTATCGTACCTGTGATCAAAGCAATCGATGATGCCTTTGGCGTAGAAAGTGGCACTATCACCACAATTCACTCCTCGATGAATGATCAGCAAGTGATTGATGCTTATCACAGTGATTTACGTCGAACGCGCGCCGCCAGCCAGTCTATTATTCCCGTCGATACCAAGCTTGCTTTAGGTATTGAAAGAATACTGCCTAAGTTTGCCGGTAGGTTTGAAGCTATTGCCGTTCGAGTACCAACGATTAATGTTACCGCGATGGACTTAAGCGTAACAGTCAACACTGATGTTTCCATCGCAGAAATTAATCAAGCAATCATTAAAGCTACAAGTAATGGTTTATCGGGTATCCTGGGATATACCGAAGAGCCACTTGTATCGATTGATTTTAATCACGATCCGCACTCGTGTATTGTCGACGGCAATCAAACTCGTGTTAGTCACAAGCGTTTAGTGAAAATGCTAGTGTGGTGCGACAACGAGTGGGGATTTGCCAACAGAATGTTAGATACGGCTTTAGCCATGTCTAAAGTATAA
- a CDS encoding phosphoglycerate kinase, whose product MSVIKMSDLALANQRVLIREDLNVPVKDGKITSDARLKAALPTLKLALESGAKVMVMSHLGRPTEGEFNTEFSLQPVVDYLAAALNYPVRLVTDYLDGVEVGAGELVVFENIRFNVGEKKNDEALAQKLANLCDIFVMDAFGTAHRAQASTHGVAKFAPTACAGPLLAAELDALGKALDNPARPLVAIVGGSKVSTKLTVLDSLAGIVDQLVVGGGIANTFIAAQGHNVGKSLFEADLVDEAKRLTAQAQANGGDIPVPTDVVVGTEFSESATATLKAVSDVAPDDMIFDIGPDSAQALADILANAGTIVWNGPVGVFEFDQFGKGTEIIANAIANSKAFSIAGGGDTLAAVDKYNIADKVSYISTGGGAFLEFLEGKKLPAVAILEERAK is encoded by the coding sequence ATGTCAGTAATCAAAATGAGTGATTTAGCACTTGCCAACCAACGCGTATTAATTCGCGAAGACTTAAACGTCCCTGTTAAAGACGGCAAAATCACTTCAGATGCGCGTTTAAAAGCGGCACTACCAACACTAAAACTTGCCCTAGAATCAGGTGCGAAAGTCATGGTGATGTCTCACCTAGGTCGCCCTACCGAGGGTGAATTTAACACTGAATTTTCACTACAACCTGTGGTTGATTACCTAGCGGCGGCACTTAACTACCCTGTTCGCTTAGTCACTGATTATCTCGACGGTGTTGAAGTGGGCGCTGGCGAGCTCGTCGTGTTTGAAAACATTCGCTTTAATGTCGGCGAGAAGAAAAACGACGAAGCGCTAGCACAAAAACTCGCTAATCTTTGCGATATTTTTGTGATGGACGCCTTTGGCACAGCTCATCGCGCACAAGCAAGTACGCATGGTGTTGCCAAGTTTGCGCCTACTGCATGTGCTGGTCCGTTATTAGCAGCTGAATTAGATGCATTAGGCAAGGCCCTCGATAATCCAGCGCGCCCGCTGGTAGCGATTGTTGGTGGCTCAAAAGTATCAACTAAGTTAACGGTCTTAGATTCGTTAGCAGGTATTGTTGATCAATTAGTTGTCGGTGGTGGTATCGCCAACACCTTCATCGCGGCACAAGGCCACAACGTTGGTAAGTCTTTATTTGAAGCTGACTTAGTCGATGAAGCTAAGCGTTTAACGGCTCAAGCACAAGCAAATGGCGGTGATATTCCTGTACCGACTGATGTTGTAGTTGGAACTGAGTTTTCGGAAAGCGCAACGGCAACATTAAAAGCCGTTAGTGATGTTGCACCAGACGATATGATTTTTGATATAGGCCCAGATTCAGCGCAAGCATTAGCCGATATTTTAGCAAACGCTGGTACCATTGTATGGAATGGTCCTGTTGGTGTATTTGAGTTTGATCAATTCGGCAAAGGTACAGAAATTATTGCTAACGCCATTGCTAATTCAAAAGCTTTCTCTATCGCCGGTGGCGGGGATACTTTAGCAGCGGTTGACAAATACAACATCGCCGATAAAGTCTCATACATTTCAACCGGTGGCGGAGCTTTCCTAGAATTTTTAGAAGGTAAGAAATTACCTGCAGTAGCGATTTTGGAAGAACGCGCAAAATAA
- the fba gene encoding class II fructose-bisphosphate aldolase (catalyzes the reversible aldol condensation of dihydroxyacetonephosphate and glyceraldehyde 3-phosphate in the Calvin cycle, glycolysis, and/or gluconeogenesis) codes for MALVSMRQMLDHAAENGYGIPAFNVNNLEQVRAIMIAADKTNSPVILQGSAGARKYAGAPFLRHLILAAIEEFPHIPVVMHQDHGTSPSVCQRSIQLGFSSVMMDGSLMEDGKTPSSYEYNVDVTRRTVEMAHACGVSVEGELGCLGSLETGEAGEEDGIGAEGKLTLEQMLTDPEEAADFVQKTQVDALAIACGTSHGAYKFTRPPTGDILAIDRIKAIHARIPNTHLVMHGSSSVPQEWLAVINEYGGNIPETYGVPVEQIQEGIKNGVRKVNIDTDLRLASTGATRRFLAHNPSEFDPRKFLAETTKAMTDICVARYEAFGTAGNASKIKPVSLEKMFTRYESGELNALIK; via the coding sequence ATGGCTTTAGTTTCAATGCGTCAGATGCTAGATCACGCAGCAGAAAACGGATACGGTATCCCGGCATTTAACGTAAATAACTTAGAGCAAGTCCGTGCGATTATGATCGCCGCTGACAAGACCAACAGCCCAGTAATATTGCAAGGCTCAGCGGGCGCGAGAAAATACGCAGGTGCGCCTTTCTTACGCCACTTAATTTTGGCCGCGATTGAAGAATTCCCACATATCCCAGTGGTTATGCACCAAGATCACGGTACATCACCTAGCGTTTGTCAGCGTTCAATCCAATTAGGCTTTTCATCTGTGATGATGGATGGCTCATTAATGGAAGATGGTAAAACACCATCTAGCTATGAGTACAATGTTGATGTTACGCGTCGCACCGTTGAAATGGCGCATGCCTGTGGTGTATCTGTTGAGGGTGAATTAGGTTGCTTAGGCTCACTTGAAACAGGTGAAGCAGGTGAGGAAGACGGTATTGGCGCGGAAGGTAAACTGACGCTAGAGCAAATGCTTACCGACCCTGAAGAAGCAGCAGACTTTGTTCAAAAAACCCAAGTAGACGCCTTAGCGATTGCTTGCGGTACCTCACACGGTGCTTACAAATTCACTCGTCCACCTACAGGCGATATTTTAGCCATTGATCGCATTAAAGCGATCCATGCCCGCATTCCAAATACCCACTTAGTTATGCACGGCTCATCTTCGGTACCACAAGAGTGGTTAGCCGTTATCAATGAATACGGCGGTAATATCCCAGAAACTTACGGTGTGCCAGTAGAGCAGATTCAAGAAGGTATTAAAAACGGTGTTCGTAAAGTTAACATTGATACCGATTTACGTTTAGCATCAACGGGTGCTACTCGTCGTTTCTTAGCACATAACCCAAGTGAATTCGATCCACGTAAATTCCTAGCAGAAACAACCAAAGCAATGACCGACATTTGTGTTGCTCGTTACGAAGCATTTGGTACGGCCGGTAATGCGAGTAAAATCAAGCCAGTGTCTCTAGAGAAAATGTTTACTCGTTATGAAAGTGGTGAATTGAACGCACTCATTAAATAA